In the genome of Neofelis nebulosa isolate mNeoNeb1 chromosome 8, mNeoNeb1.pri, whole genome shotgun sequence, one region contains:
- the LOC131518912 gene encoding uncharacterized protein LOC131518912 yields the protein MFCPHGASRSTADVDSEQSRADNHSWDSATEEVVKRVALPERSSCLEEEIPPCPCFRSSPFSLSVWENHKETPRFAPGILASVIQAERSTWHRIPTQTKTLPLSARWLPSFCRPGPPILPGQEGQSACGPVLTYKAPHVTVSPPLPDSIWCVLQGPAQVSPPPGSPPARALEVGAPVAWHPLDAGSHPLHSYNGFNLQSTFFLPGMCKAVRAPSAVGLVFSPPRGWGDGS from the exons ATgttctgccctcatggagcttcccGATCCACGGCGGACGTTGACAGTGAACAAAGCAGAGCTGATAATCACAGCTGGGATAGTGCCACAGAGGAAGTGGTCAAG CGCGTGGCTTTGCCAGAGAGGAGCTCCTGTCTGGAAGAAGAAATACCACCCTGCCCG TGCTTTCGTTCCAGCCcattctcactctctgtctgggAAAATCACAAGGAAACTCCACGTTTTGCTCCTGGAATTCTTGCCAGCGTGATTCAAGCCGAACGGAGCACATGGCACCGAATTCCCACACAAACAAAGACGTTGCCACTTTCAGCGCGgtggcttccttccttctgccgGCCCGGGCCCCCCATCTTGCCCGGGCAAGAGGGGCAGAGTGCATGCGGCCCGGTTCTCACCTACAAGGCCCCCCATG TGACTGTTTCCCCACCTCTGCCTGACTCAATCTGGTGTGtccttcaaggcccagctcaagtgtctcctcctccaggaagccctcctgccAGGGCACTAGAGGTAGGTGCTCCTGTAGCCTGGCATCCCCTCGACGCAGGCTCACACCCCCTGCACAGTTACAATGGATTCAATCTCCAGAGCACTTTCTTTCTCCCGGGCATGTGCAAGGCCGTTCGTGCCCCCTCTGCAGTGGGGTTGGTCTTTTCTCCACCTCGTGGCTGGGGAGACGGGAGCTGA